The proteins below come from a single Parageobacillus thermoglucosidasius genomic window:
- the pyrE gene encoding orotate phosphoribosyltransferase gives MKKEIATHLLEIGAVSLQPNEPFIWSSGLKSPIYCDNRLTLAYPHVRSAIADGLAACIRTHFPEVEVIAGTATAGIPHAAWVSERMNLPMCYVRSQAKGHGKGKQIEGKVEKGQKVVVVEDLISTGGSSLNAVRALKEAGCSVLGVAAIFTYGLEKAKQAFAEHKVEVHTLTDYDTLIEAAAGMGAVTEQDLATLRKWRENPEKWGK, from the coding sequence ATGAAAAAAGAAATTGCCACACATTTGCTTGAGATCGGCGCGGTATCGCTGCAGCCAAATGAACCGTTCATATGGTCGTCTGGGTTGAAATCCCCGATTTACTGTGACAACCGGCTGACACTTGCGTATCCGCACGTGCGCAGCGCGATCGCCGACGGACTTGCTGCATGCATTCGCACCCATTTTCCTGAAGTGGAAGTGATCGCCGGCACGGCAACAGCAGGAATTCCGCACGCCGCTTGGGTGAGCGAGCGCATGAACTTGCCGATGTGCTATGTGCGCAGCCAAGCGAAAGGCCATGGAAAAGGAAAACAAATTGAAGGAAAAGTGGAAAAAGGACAAAAGGTCGTGGTTGTTGAAGATTTAATCTCCACAGGGGGCAGTTCATTAAATGCGGTTCGCGCTTTGAAAGAAGCGGGATGTTCCGTCCTTGGCGTTGCCGCCATTTTTACGTACGGATTGGAAAAAGCAAAACAAGCGTTTGCGGAACATAAGGTGGAAGTGCACACACTGACGGACTACGACACGCTCATTGAAGCCGCAGCCGGGATGGGCGCCGTGACAGAACAAGACCTCGCGACATTGCGCAAATGGCGGGAAAACCCGGAAAAGTGGGGGAAATAA
- a CDS encoding dynamin family protein → MQVVEDNVRIQREDSLEYYKIICSFPYQNHPIFYENDSVRKAYIKLLHHYAKKDVHYQKYYKPIITLYEHCFNIEEEEICKEQTSQSSLKLAKEIRKTRWKLEKAKLYVYNYKYMFFAHYLLLIYGYVSMDHPCVLDVTYKHNLKINYKDAETIVRFINALKAGDFEAAKSYLNLKKFHYLRFYYDAYKKQVEFLKDVEKRYLIVGTMSSGKSTFLNSLIGQEIFPSQNEACTSKVFTYAHRPYIKHFIVQHDQSEFFDCLIDGVESTMNELNENPLIEHVYVEGKMSDIFQVESRVVFIDTPGTNNSMNRSHEDITFKAIQSEQYDAIFYLINATQLGTDDDRRLLSYVKEHIENNSDKQVVFIVNKADEIDEEANESLQGLLESTKTYLKQNGFEKPSIILLSAYVGNLCQKVLKGEDLTRREQNQFDFFYDYFAEETQDLTKYATIPCAFQAEVPNDQREVKIKNKTYDIKRIYTVLQQSGIYQIKNYM, encoded by the coding sequence ATGCAGGTTGTAGAGGATAACGTTAGAATTCAAAGAGAAGATAGTTTGGAATATTACAAAATCATTTGTTCCTTTCCTTATCAAAATCACCCGATATTTTATGAAAACGATTCTGTCCGAAAGGCATATATAAAATTGCTGCATCATTATGCCAAAAAAGATGTGCACTATCAGAAGTACTACAAACCTATCATTACATTATATGAACATTGTTTCAATATAGAAGAGGAAGAAATTTGTAAGGAACAAACCTCTCAGAGTAGTCTAAAATTGGCCAAAGAAATTCGAAAAACGAGATGGAAGCTTGAGAAAGCAAAACTTTATGTATATAACTACAAATACATGTTTTTCGCGCACTATTTGTTGTTAATATATGGATATGTATCTATGGATCATCCTTGCGTATTAGACGTAACCTATAAACACAATTTAAAAATTAATTATAAAGATGCAGAAACCATTGTTCGTTTTATCAATGCGCTAAAAGCTGGAGATTTCGAAGCAGCAAAGTCGTATTTGAATCTAAAGAAGTTTCATTATTTGCGTTTTTATTACGATGCGTATAAGAAACAAGTAGAATTTTTGAAAGATGTGGAGAAAAGATATTTAATTGTAGGAACCATGAGTTCTGGTAAATCAACTTTTTTAAATAGTTTAATAGGGCAAGAGATATTTCCTTCTCAAAACGAAGCATGCACTTCAAAAGTGTTTACATACGCTCACCGTCCTTACATTAAACATTTCATTGTACAACATGACCAAAGTGAATTTTTCGATTGTCTAATCGATGGTGTTGAAAGCACAATGAATGAATTGAACGAAAATCCGTTAATTGAACATGTATACGTAGAAGGAAAAATGTCCGATATATTTCAGGTTGAAAGTAGAGTCGTGTTTATTGATACCCCAGGTACCAATAATTCCATGAATCGCAGCCATGAAGATATTACTTTTAAAGCGATTCAAAGTGAACAATACGATGCAATATTTTATTTAATTAACGCTACTCAGCTTGGTACGGACGATGATCGAAGGTTGCTTAGCTATGTGAAAGAGCATATCGAAAATAATAGCGACAAGCAGGTCGTATTCATTGTAAACAAAGCCGATGAAATCGATGAAGAGGCAAATGAATCGCTTCAAGGATTGTTAGAGAGTACAAAAACATACTTAAAGCAAAATGGATTTGAGAAACCCTCTATAATACTGCTTTCCGCTTATGTGGGAAATTTATGTCAAAAAGTTTTAAAAGGGGAAGATTTAACGAGAAGGGAACAAAATCAATTCGATTTCTTTTATGACTATTTTGCGGAAGAAACACAAGACTTGACAAAATATGCAACAATACCTTGCGCGTTTCAAGCGGAGGTCCCGAATGATCAACGGGAGGTGAAAATAAAAAATAAAACATACGATATCAAACGCATTTATACCGTTTTACAACAGTCAGGAATTTATCAAATTAAAAATTACATGTAA
- a CDS encoding ATP-binding protein has product MNTLDVRKENDLIQSFQLASEFVEKNYLSELTTHEVVSIPPHIENITVRQHIRLFKITKIVYDQNEDTSEKLINIFNTVGNLNSSLILILDSKGTDVDLYIGVRSLDLQRSVNEAKDGLQKSFNGHFPGTELRNLRNSEIEKIIQNIFESRLSESKKVVTAVSGIPALKDVDKKSYIQGLEKLIDSMKGETYSAIFIADPVQPKTIAEIYRGYETLYSQLVPFQQTELSFSENDTKAVAEGISNSVTNTINESLAKTQSHTKGSTEGSSRNESVSKGGNTGFSLFLSVGKNRTSTEGITVNSTLSTSDTEGTTRTTGTSKSEATTTSKSETITEGTSRSLQIKFENKSVTNLLEKIDEQLKRLKSSEDYGLWNCACYFVAEDAQTAKVAASTYQSIMRGDNSSVEHSVINTWDNGNQQKLEMITKYLTKLHHPLIRLQANNGLNVPYVSPGTLINGRELAISFALPRKSVSGLPVMEAVEFGRNVWTYDNKNDEKKQISIGKIFHMGRSEDTEVTLDLQSLSMHTFITGSTGSGKSNTVYTLLDRLGKENIHFLVIEPAKGEYKQIFGGKKNVHIFGTNPALSTLLKINPFRFPDNIHVLEHIDRLIEIFNACWPMYAAMPAILKEAIEQSYERCGWDLEESTNFYENPIFPTFQELLSTLPEVINNSAYSQDTKNDYIGALVTRVHSLTNGLIGRMFSDDETDNTILFDQNCLIDLSRIGSTETKALMMGILLMRLQEHRMAFTPTMNHELQHVTVLEEAHHLLRRTNFDQTQESANLQGKAVEMLTNAIAEMRTYGEGFIIVDQSPGLLDRSVIRNTNTKIILRLPDRYDRENVGKATTLSEQQINEVAKLKTGVAVIYQNNWLEPVLCEIDEFKSAEPYIHMNDVNNDNDKQMRSNIIQLLLEGRVAAEQKLDLSHLDIHSLIKWLEQQEIHLKEKQILIDNLYQYIEKRTMSLWETNRFEELAHIAALFVPVEKLLRFARSSKDFNEWNERVSLALKRYVDFQENGAYEKAFIQCILRERSKESDEFKDFYFKWIEHYRRESVV; this is encoded by the coding sequence ATGAATACACTGGATGTCCGCAAAGAAAATGACCTTATTCAATCGTTTCAGTTGGCAAGTGAATTTGTCGAAAAAAACTACTTATCTGAGCTAACGACACATGAGGTGGTATCAATACCGCCTCATATTGAAAATATAACGGTGAGACAGCATATTCGTTTATTTAAAATTACAAAGATTGTTTATGATCAAAACGAGGATACTTCAGAGAAGCTCATTAATATTTTTAATACCGTAGGAAATTTGAATAGTTCTCTTATTCTTATTCTCGACAGTAAAGGAACAGATGTAGATTTATATATTGGAGTACGTTCGCTCGATTTGCAACGAAGCGTAAATGAAGCGAAAGATGGATTGCAAAAAAGTTTTAACGGCCATTTCCCAGGAACAGAACTGCGTAATTTGCGAAATAGTGAAATTGAGAAAATTATACAAAATATATTTGAATCACGATTGAGCGAATCAAAAAAAGTGGTAACAGCAGTTTCAGGGATTCCAGCACTAAAAGATGTTGATAAAAAAAGCTATATACAGGGGCTGGAAAAATTAATTGACTCGATGAAAGGTGAAACATATTCGGCAATATTTATTGCCGATCCTGTACAACCGAAAACAATTGCTGAAATTTATCGTGGTTATGAAACTCTATACTCACAACTTGTCCCGTTTCAACAAACGGAACTGTCTTTTAGTGAGAATGATACTAAAGCTGTCGCCGAAGGAATCAGCAATAGTGTTACGAATACCATTAATGAAAGCCTTGCTAAAACACAAAGTCACACAAAAGGTTCAACCGAAGGAAGTTCCCGTAATGAAAGTGTTTCTAAAGGAGGAAACACAGGATTTTCTCTCTTTTTATCAGTAGGGAAAAATCGAACATCGACGGAAGGGATAACGGTTAATTCAACGTTAAGCACATCAGATACAGAAGGGACAACTAGAACGACAGGGACATCAAAATCAGAAGCAACAACAACTAGTAAATCAGAAACGATCACAGAGGGAACAAGCAGAAGTTTGCAAATTAAGTTTGAAAATAAATCGGTTACCAACTTGCTTGAGAAAATTGATGAACAGTTAAAGCGTCTAAAAAGTTCGGAAGATTACGGCTTATGGAATTGCGCTTGTTATTTTGTCGCAGAAGACGCCCAAACGGCAAAAGTGGCTGCAAGTACGTACCAGTCGATTATGCGCGGAGATAATTCCTCTGTGGAACATTCTGTTATTAATACATGGGATAATGGTAATCAACAAAAATTAGAAATGATTACGAAGTATTTAACAAAACTGCATCATCCGCTCATTCGCCTGCAAGCGAATAATGGGCTAAACGTTCCTTACGTATCTCCGGGGACGCTCATTAATGGAAGGGAGCTAGCGATTAGTTTTGCGTTGCCGCGAAAATCAGTCAGTGGTTTGCCAGTTATGGAAGCAGTTGAGTTTGGGAGGAATGTTTGGACATATGACAATAAAAATGATGAGAAAAAGCAAATATCTATAGGAAAAATATTTCATATGGGACGTTCCGAAGATACAGAAGTTACTCTTGATTTGCAAAGTCTTTCTATGCATACATTCATTACAGGATCGACGGGATCTGGTAAGTCTAATACGGTTTATACGTTATTAGATCGGCTCGGAAAGGAAAATATACATTTTCTGGTTATCGAACCTGCCAAAGGTGAATACAAACAAATATTTGGTGGCAAGAAAAATGTTCATATTTTTGGAACCAATCCGGCTTTGTCTACCTTATTAAAAATTAACCCGTTTCGATTTCCGGATAATATTCATGTGTTAGAACATATTGACCGATTGATTGAAATTTTTAATGCATGCTGGCCGATGTATGCAGCTATGCCAGCTATTTTAAAAGAGGCGATTGAACAAAGCTATGAAAGATGTGGCTGGGATTTAGAGGAATCGACGAATTTCTATGAAAATCCAATTTTCCCGACGTTCCAAGAATTGCTCAGCACATTGCCGGAAGTCATCAACAATTCCGCTTATTCTCAAGATACAAAAAATGATTATATCGGTGCGTTAGTGACGAGAGTTCATTCACTGACAAACGGTTTAATTGGCCGCATGTTTTCTGATGATGAAACAGATAACACGATATTGTTTGACCAGAATTGTTTAATTGACTTAAGTCGAATTGGTTCAACAGAAACGAAAGCATTAATGATGGGGATTTTATTGATGCGGTTACAAGAACATCGCATGGCATTTACACCAACAATGAATCATGAATTGCAACACGTAACCGTATTAGAAGAAGCTCACCATTTATTAAGACGTACAAATTTTGACCAAACTCAGGAAAGTGCTAATCTTCAAGGGAAAGCGGTTGAAATGCTGACAAATGCGATTGCGGAAATGCGGACTTATGGTGAAGGATTTATTATTGTTGATCAATCCCCGGGGCTGTTAGACCGTTCAGTCATTCGAAACACCAATACAAAAATTATTCTTCGTCTGCCGGACAGATATGATCGTGAAAATGTCGGAAAAGCTACCACGTTGAGTGAGCAACAAATTAATGAGGTAGCAAAATTGAAAACGGGGGTTGCCGTTATTTACCAAAATAACTGGCTTGAACCTGTTCTATGTGAGATCGATGAATTTAAAAGCGCGGAACCTTATATTCATATGAATGATGTCAATAACGACAATGATAAGCAAATGCGGAGTAATATTATCCAGCTGCTTTTAGAAGGACGGGTAGCTGCAGAACAAAAACTCGATTTAAGCCATCTCGATATCCATTCACTTATAAAATGGTTGGAACAGCAAGAGATTCATTTGAAAGAAAAGCAAATATTAATAGATAATTTGTATCAATATATAGAAAAGAGAACAATGAGTTTGTGGGAAACAAATCGTTTTGAGGAATTGGCGCATATTGCAGCTCTTTTTGTGCCAGTAGAAAAATTATTGCGATTTGCAAGAAGTTCTAAAGATTTTAATGAATGGAACGAACGTGTAAGTTTAGCGTTGAAGAGATATGTTGACTTTCAAG
- a CDS encoding helix-turn-helix transcriptional regulator: MDEQQSKPLRILSLYERLRRGETISKKREAERFGVNEKTIQRDIDELRAYIADNFKTSLVLEYDRKKHGYVLKQNENDWLTNEEILVIAKVLLESRALKKTEMDRLLAKLILQSPPQNQRFIQDVIHNEHFHYVPLQHNKPLINMIWDLSYAVRTKRVIIVDYKKEGEDALIKRKLKPVGVVFSEYYFYLVAFLMDYDFDFPTIYRVDRIVRYDITNERFKSDYKNRFEEGEFRKRVQFMHAGELMKITFRYWGPSLQAILDRLPTAKVVEKDGQSAIIEAEVYGRGIKMWLLSQAQYLEVLKPEEFRNEMRETIESMLRNYM, from the coding sequence TTGGATGAACAGCAATCGAAGCCGCTGCGGATTCTATCGCTTTACGAGCGACTTCGCCGAGGGGAAACCATTTCTAAAAAAAGAGAAGCAGAACGTTTTGGAGTAAATGAGAAAACAATTCAACGCGACATTGATGAATTGCGTGCATATATTGCGGATAACTTTAAAACATCATTGGTATTGGAGTACGACCGAAAAAAACATGGATATGTTTTAAAGCAAAATGAAAATGATTGGCTGACAAACGAAGAGATTCTTGTCATCGCAAAGGTGTTGTTAGAAAGTCGGGCATTGAAAAAGACGGAAATGGATCGACTGCTAGCGAAACTAATATTACAATCACCTCCGCAAAATCAGCGTTTTATTCAGGATGTGATTCACAATGAGCATTTTCACTATGTTCCGTTGCAACATAATAAGCCTTTAATCAATATGATTTGGGATTTAAGTTACGCGGTACGCACTAAACGAGTAATCATTGTTGATTACAAAAAAGAAGGGGAAGATGCTCTGATTAAAAGAAAGCTAAAGCCTGTCGGAGTCGTTTTCTCAGAATATTACTTTTATCTAGTTGCTTTTCTTATGGATTATGATTTCGATTTCCCAACCATTTATCGGGTCGACAGAATTGTTCGTTACGACATTACGAATGAGCGGTTCAAATCAGACTATAAAAACCGATTTGAGGAAGGAGAATTTCGTAAGCGAGTTCAATTTATGCACGCCGGAGAATTAATGAAAATCACCTTTCGCTATTGGGGCCCTTCTCTTCAAGCAATTTTAGACCGTTTGCCCACTGCCAAAGTGGTTGAAAAGGACGGGCAATCAGCCATCATCGAAGCGGAAGTTTATGGACGAGGCATCAAAATGTGGCTTTTGAGCCAAGCGCAGTATTTGGAAGTGTTAAAACCTGAGGAGTTTCGCAATGAGATGAGGGAAACAATAGAAAGTATGTTAAGGAATTATATGTAA
- a CDS encoding dihydroorotate dehydrogenase → MNRLAVELPGLSLKNPVMPASGCFGFGREYARFYDLSVLGAIMIKATTQEPRFGNPTPRVAETPGGMLNAIGLQNPGLEKVMKEELPWLAQFDVPVIANIAGSTMEEYVEVAKHISKAPNVCALELNISCPNVKKGGIAFGTIPEIAAELTKLVKEISEVPVYVKLSPNVTDIVEIAKAIEAAGADGLTMINTILGMRIDVKTAEPVLANRTGGLSGPAIKPIAIRMIYEVSQAVSIPIIGMGGIRSAEDVIEFFYAGASAVAIGTANFIDPFVCPNIIAELPPLLDKLGIDHISECTGRSWKKGERSVYYRT, encoded by the coding sequence ATGAACCGTTTAGCGGTTGAATTGCCGGGGCTTTCCTTGAAAAATCCGGTGATGCCGGCGTCGGGATGCTTCGGCTTTGGCCGCGAATACGCGCGCTTCTATGATTTAAGCGTGCTTGGCGCCATTATGATAAAAGCGACGACGCAGGAGCCGCGCTTTGGCAACCCGACGCCGAGGGTGGCGGAAACGCCAGGCGGGATGCTGAATGCGATCGGCCTGCAAAACCCCGGTTTAGAAAAAGTCATGAAAGAAGAGCTGCCGTGGCTCGCGCAGTTTGATGTGCCGGTTATCGCCAACATCGCTGGCTCGACGATGGAGGAATATGTTGAAGTTGCCAAACATATTTCGAAAGCGCCAAACGTTTGCGCGCTCGAGCTCAATATTTCCTGTCCGAACGTCAAAAAAGGCGGAATTGCATTTGGCACCATTCCGGAAATTGCCGCAGAACTCACGAAGCTCGTGAAAGAAATTTCCGAAGTCCCCGTCTACGTCAAACTTTCGCCAAATGTCACAGATATTGTTGAAATCGCGAAAGCAATTGAAGCAGCAGGTGCAGATGGGTTGACGATGATTAATACGATCCTTGGCATGCGCATTGATGTGAAAACCGCTGAGCCGGTTTTGGCAAACAGAACGGGTGGCTTGTCAGGGCCGGCGATTAAGCCGATCGCGATCCGCATGATTTATGAAGTAAGCCAGGCTGTTTCGATTCCGATTATCGGCATGGGCGGCATTCGATCCGCTGAAGATGTCATTGAGTTTTTCTACGCCGGCGCCAGCGCTGTCGCCATTGGCACGGCAAATTTCATCGATCCGTTCGTCTGCCCGAACATTATCGCCGAGCTGCCGCCATTGCTGGATAAGCTGGGCATCGACCATATTTCCGAATGCACGGGAAGGAGCTGGAAAAAAGGTGAACGATCCGTTTATTATCGCACTTGA
- the pyrF gene encoding orotidine-5'-phosphate decarboxylase, whose amino-acid sequence MNDPFIIALDFPTEKDVRALLQSFPRESLFVKVGMELYYQEGPEIIHYLKDQGHRIFLDLKLHDIPNTVKRAMKGLARFGVDIVNVHAAGGTRMMEAALEGLEAGTPSGTRRPYCIAVTQLTSTSEQMLHRELWIDRPMEETVLHYAALAKQSGLDGVVCSAKEVPLVRKHCGEAFLTVTPGIRFADDEKSDQVRVVTPYEAKKLGASFIVIGRSITHAENPAAAYERLQREWKGEEKE is encoded by the coding sequence GTGAACGATCCGTTTATTATCGCACTTGATTTTCCGACAGAAAAGGACGTAAGAGCGCTTTTGCAATCGTTCCCGCGTGAATCGCTATTCGTCAAAGTTGGCATGGAATTATACTATCAAGAAGGTCCGGAGATTATCCATTATTTAAAAGATCAGGGACACCGGATTTTCCTTGATTTAAAGCTGCACGACATCCCGAATACGGTTAAGCGCGCGATGAAAGGATTAGCCCGTTTCGGAGTCGACATTGTCAACGTTCATGCCGCTGGGGGAACGCGGATGATGGAAGCGGCGCTCGAGGGACTGGAAGCAGGGACGCCAAGCGGAACGCGCCGTCCATATTGCATTGCGGTCACGCAGCTGACAAGCACAAGCGAGCAAATGCTGCATCGCGAGTTGTGGATCGACCGGCCGATGGAAGAAACGGTGCTTCATTATGCGGCGCTGGCAAAACAAAGCGGCCTTGACGGCGTGGTCTGCTCGGCAAAAGAAGTGCCGCTTGTCCGCAAACATTGCGGCGAAGCGTTTTTGACCGTCACCCCGGGAATTCGTTTTGCCGATGACGAAAAAAGCGACCAAGTCCGCGTCGTTACGCCATATGAAGCAAAAAAACTCGGCGCAAGCTTTATCGTCATCGGCAGAAGCATCACCCATGCTGAAAATCCAGCTGCAGCTTACGAGCGGTTACAACGGGAATGGAAGGGAGAAGAGAAAGAATGA
- a CDS encoding dihydroorotate dehydrogenase electron transfer subunit translates to MMKRENMRIVRHKQLAKNIYEIVLSGRLVEEMNEPGQFVHVRVSSQPAPLLRRPLSLCHINKKERECTIIYRKEGVGTALLSEKWPGETVDVLGPLGNGFPLDAAAKGKRALLVGGGIGIPPLYELAKRLAAKGVVVTNVLGFQTKETVFYEREFAAFGETHVATADGSYGMKGFVTDVIKERELSFDVLYACGPKPMLKALKQAFPHKEIYLSLEERMGCGIGACLACVCRVPGSKTAYKKICSDGPVFKAEEVEL, encoded by the coding sequence ATAATGAAGCGGGAAAACATGAGGATAGTCCGCCACAAGCAGCTTGCGAAAAACATTTACGAGATCGTGTTAAGCGGCCGCTTAGTGGAAGAAATGAATGAACCGGGGCAATTTGTCCATGTGAGAGTGTCTTCGCAGCCGGCCCCGCTCTTGCGCCGTCCGCTTAGCCTTTGCCATATCAACAAAAAAGAGCGCGAATGCACGATTATTTACCGGAAAGAAGGGGTCGGCACCGCCTTGCTTTCGGAAAAATGGCCGGGGGAAACGGTCGATGTGCTCGGCCCGCTCGGAAACGGATTTCCGCTTGATGCCGCGGCAAAAGGGAAGCGTGCGCTTCTTGTCGGCGGCGGCATCGGCATTCCGCCGCTTTATGAACTAGCGAAGCGGCTTGCCGCAAAAGGAGTTGTCGTCACGAATGTGCTCGGATTTCAAACGAAAGAAACCGTCTTTTACGAACGGGAATTTGCCGCGTTTGGCGAAACGCATGTGGCAACGGCGGATGGTTCTTATGGCATGAAAGGATTTGTCACCGATGTGATTAAGGAGAGAGAGCTTTCATTTGACGTGTTGTACGCGTGTGGCCCTAAACCGATGCTAAAAGCGCTTAAGCAAGCATTTCCGCACAAAGAGATATATCTTTCGCTGGAAGAGCGGATGGGCTGTGGCATCGGCGCATGCTTGGCCTGCGTCTGCCGCGTGCCTGGCAGCAAAACGGCGTATAAAAAAATATGCAGCGACGGTCCTGTATTTAAAGCCGAGGAGGTGGAGCTATGA
- a CDS encoding dynamin family protein: MIDVYMKYNPYTVETAIEIDGKNVMENGKLSKYKNERLQVWIHELIPTLIEELNEDSIHIRFKGTLPDYEDLLEICEQYIKNHSSLSLYVEHIPAKETADKIGELKKLVEHMQNGPFEALRDKRIQENFHKALNSEFEIAVIATMSSGKSTLINALLGKELMPSKNEACTATIARIKNVPERSTFSAVCYDAYGNEIASKENVTYEDMDAFNSNPAVSVIQVEGNIPPISAKKMNLVLVDTPGPNNSMNHNHREHTYRVIKDDDKPMVLYVLNGTQLNTDDDYFLLNSVAEAMKVGGKQSKDRFIFAVNKADEFDPEKGEDLRGVLERVKKYLEKHGIENPNIYPISAETAKVIRMYQNGINLTRKQRQILNGIDLFIEEPIMHLEQYAPLSPSLKNGIADKIMMARDHQDRYTEALYHSGIPSIEAAINEYLDKYAVTSKIANAVNSFKKIVERERIAQKLQEDIKNDEQKRQEIHREMERIGGELEQGEKAKQFREKIEKLDFKNVKSRIEEIRTKIFDEELRKLTEKFFNKDFPKHEAYSILNRAKKGAEAIQSNAITELEKAITGELRNDAQKYIDEYRSYIRNIVGFDEGKWPTWAPIEFFEADLPEVDDLINSYTYKEKEWVGTRTVKNKNKKWYKPWTWLSSKYIEEDVYEDREYVDKDRVRDKFLGDFIYSLEENFANAINHLEEKKVELKEHFISEINQLEEEMKKRVQELKEMASHNNELQKRIEENERKKQWLDDFIARLDAILEI, from the coding sequence ATGATTGATGTTTATATGAAATACAATCCTTACACCGTTGAAACTGCAATCGAAATAGACGGAAAAAATGTTATGGAAAACGGAAAGTTAAGTAAGTATAAAAATGAGAGACTGCAAGTATGGATTCACGAGTTGATTCCTACATTGATTGAAGAGTTAAATGAAGATAGTATACATATTCGCTTTAAAGGAACATTGCCTGATTATGAAGATTTACTAGAAATTTGTGAACAGTATATAAAGAATCATTCGTCACTTTCTCTTTATGTTGAGCACATTCCAGCAAAAGAAACCGCTGATAAAATTGGAGAATTAAAGAAATTAGTTGAACATATGCAAAACGGCCCTTTTGAAGCTTTGCGTGATAAAAGAATACAGGAAAATTTTCATAAGGCTTTAAATAGCGAATTTGAAATCGCTGTTATTGCCACGATGAGTTCTGGAAAATCAACATTGATCAACGCATTATTAGGAAAAGAATTAATGCCTTCAAAAAACGAGGCGTGCACAGCGACCATCGCTCGAATTAAAAACGTTCCTGAACGTTCCACTTTTTCAGCTGTTTGTTACGATGCTTATGGGAATGAAATTGCGTCCAAAGAAAATGTAACCTATGAGGATATGGATGCCTTTAATAGTAATCCAGCGGTGTCCGTCATTCAAGTGGAAGGAAATATTCCGCCGATCTCCGCAAAGAAAATGAATTTAGTGCTGGTGGATACCCCAGGTCCTAATAACTCAATGAACCATAACCACAGAGAGCATACATATCGTGTTATTAAAGATGATGATAAACCAATGGTGCTGTATGTTTTAAATGGAACGCAACTGAATACAGATGATGATTATTTTCTGCTCAATAGTGTTGCAGAGGCAATGAAAGTTGGTGGAAAACAATCAAAAGATCGTTTTATTTTTGCTGTCAATAAAGCGGATGAGTTTGATCCGGAAAAAGGGGAAGACTTACGTGGCGTTTTAGAACGTGTCAAAAAATATTTAGAAAAGCATGGAATTGAAAATCCGAATATTTACCCTATATCAGCTGAAACTGCGAAGGTTATCCGAATGTATCAAAACGGAATCAATTTAACGAGAAAACAAAGACAAATATTGAACGGAATTGATTTATTTATTGAAGAACCGATTATGCATTTAGAACAGTACGCGCCGTTAAGTCCGTCATTAAAAAATGGGATAGCAGACAAAATCATGATGGCAAGAGATCACCAAGATCGATACACAGAAGCGCTTTATCATTCCGGTATTCCATCTATAGAAGCAGCAATTAATGAATATTTGGACAAATATGCGGTCACATCGAAAATCGCCAACGCGGTTAACTCATTTAAAAAAATTGTCGAACGAGAGCGCATTGCGCAAAAACTTCAAGAGGACATAAAAAACGATGAGCAGAAGCGTCAAGAAATTCATAGAGAAATGGAACGGATCGGAGGGGAATTAGAACAAGGTGAAAAAGCGAAGCAGTTTAGAGAAAAAATTGAAAAGTTAGACTTTAAGAATGTTAAGAGTCGTATTGAAGAAATAAGGACAAAAATTTTTGATGAGGAGTTAAGGAAACTTACCGAAAAATTTTTTAATAAAGACTTTCCTAAGCATGAAGCCTATTCTATTTTGAATCGTGCAAAAAAAGGAGCAGAAGCGATACAAAGCAATGCTATCACTGAGTTAGAAAAAGCAATAACAGGTGAATTACGTAACGATGCTCAAAAATATATTGATGAGTATCGATCGTATATTCGTAATATTGTTGGTTTTGACGAAGGAAAATGGCCAACTTGGGCGCCAATTGAATTTTTTGAAGCAGATTTGCCGGAGGTTGACGATTTAATAAATTCCTACACATATAAAGAAAAAGAATGGGTCGGTACGCGGACAGTGAAAAATAAAAATAAAAAATGGTATAAGCCATGGACGTGGCTTTCGTCTAAGTACATCGAAGAGGATGTATATGAGGATAGAGAATACGTTGATAAAGATCGAGTTCGAGATAAGTTTTTAGGGGATTTTATTTATTCATTAGAAGAAAATTTCGCTAATGCGATAAATCATTTAGAAGAGAAAAAGGTGGAGTTAAAAGAACACTTTATTTCTGAAATTAATCAGCTTGAGGAAGAAATGAAAAAGCGTGTGCAAGAACTTAAAGAAATGGCAAGTCACAACAATGAACTGCAAAAAAGAATCGAAGAAAATGAAAGGAAAAAACAATGGCTTGATGATTTTATTGCCAGATTAGATGCGATTCTCGAAATATAA